Genomic window (Ictalurus punctatus breed USDA103 chromosome 16, Coco_2.0, whole genome shotgun sequence):
CTGGATTTTGTGGTCGAATTGTGAAGACCAGTCCAGTCACTTTGATTTACTGATACAGATCTACATCTCAGAAGGTTTACTCTCGTTCAGATCTTTGAATTATCTAGAGCACCATTAAATAATTTGGATTTAGGCGAAGGGATGTGGCTTTCTTTTACGCAGTCAGAAAACTGAGTCTTTTTGATGGCATATTAAAAGTGGGTTTTGATGGTATCTTAAAAGGCAAGATCATATTTCTTGATTTATCTGGATAGCCGTTTACAGAATCTGTGAGCTTAATCTCTAAATCTAATCAGCTAAACCTCGTTGGACCTTATTATGAAAAGTGCTACATATTGAAAGTTGAACAACTAAAGGAATGTCTCTTTAGCTAATTGAAAGTGATTGGAGCTGCTTTCATAACCATAGTTCCAGTCTTGGAACTATAAAGCTTTTCCTTTACAAAGTGAGATTTAGCCAGATTTGCTTTACACCATACAATAATTTCTATAAAGATTCATGCAAGGCCTGTAGACAATACTCTACATGTTGTAATATTCTCAGCCTTGGCATGAATAATATAAACCAGAGGTTtgttcaagatattttttggtttgtttactgGTACTAATCGGTACTCTATAAAATGGTTTCAGGTGTGGAGTGGTGAAGGTGGCATGGAAGACAAAAGTTAATCAGCTGAGTCCTTAAGAACTTGGAAACTAAACACCATAATATCTAATCCATTCTCTATAGTTCAAACAGGCCTGTAGCAAGACCAGCTTAATTCGAATACTTGTACATTCACATAAATGTTCTGTAAAAAGTTGTTTAGTCTcgcatgaaaaaaatgaaaaagaattcCTAAGAACTAAGAATCATCTTCCTTTGTACCACACTGCACCCTCCTTCCTGAAGTCAGTATCTATTTTATGAGCCATCCaaggattttaaaaacatgagTCAGAGGATTAGAATAGCCAGATCAGCTTTTTGGGGCAGGCAGAGATTTCCTGTGGGCTAACGTCAATTGTAAATCATTCCCTGAGTAAAACACAAGAAGGAATGTTGAAGAGGGTTAGCAAAAACTAACGCATCAGCAGTCAGCATTGAAACACAGCagggaaaagaaaacaagacaGACCATGGCAAGGAGggttaaaataatttattttgattCGAGGTTGTATTTGGTTAGTGTGCGTTATGACGATTCTTTTAGCATTGTACCaaatttaataaagttgaatgAATCACTATTTAACCAAAGTTCTTAATCACTCACCTGAACCAACAGCAGGTAGAGACACGTTTACACTCCCGTATGCATCCACAGACTGTACTGAACCTACTGAAGACCTTCTGAATATTTCACAAAGGTGCTAAATATCGTCCTGGGACACAATGATCTTAGGACTCATGGCAGATTGGTGTTATATACCACAGCTGAACAGATTCGATGACACTGTTTCTGACAATGAAGGCTATTTCTGGATCTAGTCCAATTTtccaggaaacctttgcaggagCAAATAACTAACTAGCAGAATGCAGTAACACAACTTCATCAAGTCATATGCACATGGAGGAGTTTGGGGAATAAAACCCCACAATTTACACACTCCAACAAAACTAACATTAGATTCATGCAAATAATGCTAGAGTACTCCATTCATATTTCAGTGGTTTGAATTCTGAAGTAaagttcctgtttacacttcTGTTTCACCCACCATTTTGAAAAAGAAACGGTCAAGAGCACAGCTCTAAAGTCGATCCCTCACCTAACGTCAATCCCTCACCACAACTCGATCACTCACCTAATGCATGGGGTTCAAACATTTTGCAATCGGTGACCCATATGACtcaaaaatgatttttatgaACATTAGCATAATATTTTAATAGTATTATGTAttcttatttaaatgtgtgcaaTACTATTCTGGATATTTattagaacaacaacaacaaaaaaaaacgaaaaaaaaaaaagctttttattcTTGAATTTTCTAGTGACAGAACATGTTAGGCCCTGTCATTATTTATAGGTCAACCTTGGATTACAGCCATTTACTTTAAGTGACCAGTTAAAACGAACATAATAACTAACAACTGCTACAtgaatttaataaacatttaatattaatatgtttcCACCACtgttacaaaatgaaaataaataaataatccaattAACCTTACGATCATCACAGATGCATCCATCCAATGAACCTTACTAGAGCTGAAAAAACCAAACCCCGAGGATGTTTACAGGGCTTTATATGAGGGGAAGTGGACTAGGGACACAAAAAGTGCTTTCTCCACAGTCAGTCTGTTTGGAGTGTCAAAGACAGTGAAATTAATACTTTCAGTTTGCTTTCTGTTCAGTTTTCTTATATCAAGTTCTGGATGGGAGATCACCTCTCTTCCACAGGCAGCTTCAGAGAGGTGGTTTTGGACCGCACTTGTGTGCAATGTCTTTGATCACAGCTACCCAAACACCCCAGCTTTCACCAAATGTACCACGGTCTGATTCACAGTACTACAGTGTACTAcatcaagttcaagtggctttattgtcatttcagccataCACAGCTGGTACAATACACATTGAAACGAAACAATATTCCTCCatgaccatggtgctacataaacaaCACAGAGCTACATGAGactacacagaactaaataagactaCAAAGACAtacacaggactacataaaGCACActtgtgcaaatgtgtgtaaCAAGCACAAGACAGTACAGCACTTACCAAACAGGACAATGCGTAAACATAACATACACAACATACATGTCAGAGTGCTCGAAGCTTGCTATACAGTGGTGCTACAGAAGTGCACATGCAAAAGCTAAGCTGTTAGGATATAAACTAAGCTGTATATAATGAGCTTAACAGCATTTTTGCCTAATGTCACTGATCACCAGGCAACAGTGCATGTTTTCATCCTCCCgtgtttaaattaattattaatttgatTGTGAACCAggaatacacatttacaccaaaATATCACAGCAATGTGTGGACAAAGAGTATATGATAAAGGGGGATGGAAACATAGTATTTGGAATAAATGATGAGTGAACTAGTTAGTTTTCTATGTATACTAAGTGTTAGTGAAATGAGAATGAGTTTAATAGCGGGAAGGTACTGTAACCGACCACAGTCTAAGGCTGTCCCAAATGACTTGTGGTGGTGTATAATAGTGTGCTAAATAATACTTCACGTTGGTGCATACTACTGCACTTCATAGGATGCTAAATAATACACTATTTTAGTGAATGTTATTGCACATAATTGGGTGCTAAATAAATCTCTGTTTTGGTGCACACTATTGCACTTAGTATGGTGTTAAATACCACTCTGCTTTGGCGCATACTACTGCACTTACTAGGATCCTAAATAATACACTATTTTCGTGCATACTACTGAATTTAGCAGGAtgctaaataataattcactttgGTGCAAGCTACTGCACTTAGTAGGGTGCTAAATAATACTCTGCTTTGGTGCATGTTACTGCTCTAAACAGTGTACTAAATAATATTCCAATGCATACTATGGCACTAAATAAAGTACTAAACAATATTCCATTTGTGGCACATACTACCGCACTAAAAATTGCACTAAATACTTCACTTATGGTGCATACTACTGCTACTTGTGGTGCTTACTACTAcctaaaatatttaatactaatacaaaaaaaaacaagaaaaaaaaccactCTACTTGCATACTACTGTACTATGTAAAATACTGAATACTCCTCCCTGTATGCTACATGCTATTTAGTGAAGGAACACCGGCACTAACCTCGGTTTCATGGAGATTCTGGCTGAACGAGGGAAGTCAGTGGATTGTGAGATGACACTTTCTTCAAATACCGTTTCTTCTTTTCTTAATCTCTCCTGCTCTTCTCTCAtctgtttttccttctttttcttatcCTCCATCTccattttccttctttcctgctcctcttcctttctcttcatctccatctctgtcctcttcctctctttttcctctcgaactcgttcttcttctttatgctgtttctccttctcttctgctattcttctctcttcttcctccCTGGCTTTTTTCTCATCTGCTAACCTTCTCTCCATTGCAATCCTTTTctcctctttctgtttttcttcctcctccatcatGCGTTTTCTCTCcgctcttttcttctcttccttcaCCCTTCCCTCCTCAGCAATCCTCATCTTCTCTTCTTCCTCAGCCTTCTTCCTGTCATTCCCCTCCTCCATCTTTCTCCTCAGCTCTTCTGCCCccctctcttcctttctttttcctccctCCTCCAACTTTCTCATCTgttcttccttctctctcttcatcctcatTCTTTCTCCCTCCTCCAACTTTCTCTGCTGCTCCTCTTTCTccatcctctttctctctttttcttcctgcTCTATCCTTCTCCTTtgttcctccttctctctctccatccttatcctctctttttcttcctcctccatccttctcttttgttcttccttctctctttcaatcctcatcctttctttttcttcctcctcaagccttctttgttcttccttctctctctccattcgtatcctctctttctctctctcctccatccttctcctttcttcttccttctctctttcaaTTCTTATCCGTTCTTTTTCCTCTGCCATCTTTCTCATTtgttcctccttctctctctccacccttatcctctctttttcttcctcctccatccttctcttttgttcttccttctctctttcaatcctcatcctttctttttcttcctcctcaagccttctttgttcttccttctctctctccattcgtatcctctctttctctctctcccccatccttctcctttcttcttccttctctctttccatcCTTATCCGTTCTTTCTCCTCTGCCATCCTTCTCCTTTgttcttccttctctctctccacccgtatactctctttttcttcctcctcctttctcctttgctcttctttctcttttctttttctctcctcctccagTCGTTCCcgttcttcttcctctcttcgccatctctcctcttcttcctcattctctccctcctcttcctccatttCCTGCACTTCTTCACTTTGGGTTTCTTCTCTGTAAACATGACTACCATTAATGCAAATATCAATCGGTGATGgaggattctgattggtcgagccAAGGGTGGAGTTATTATGAGTGGATGTCTTGCTGTCTGTGCTGCCATTCCGTTTGTGTGTTAAAAAGgtaaatttcttctttttcttcccttcatacaaaattaaaagaatataattaataaaaacacaaatagagtgtaatatatataaataaactgtaaatgaTAGAATCAGATACCTCTTACCTTCTGATTCCACATTGAGGCCTGAGGACGTGCTCGAGCTGATGGACGAGTTTTTATCAGGAAGTGTCCCTAATGAGGACATGGATTGAGACATGGAGTTGCGCTTCATGCTGGATTTAGGAACAAAAAGAGACTTtagtttgttcttcttcttttttgtcgACTCTCCCTCCGTCTCTCTGTCCAGTTCTTCCTCACTGTCCGTCAACACCTGGCTGACCGAAGGCAAAATCGCAGAGGCTGAGTCGCTCAgcccttctttctttttgccCCGCAGTTTGTCCTTGAACTTTCCAAGGCGCGAGTGTGATTTGTCAGAGAGGTCAATCATGCTGACACTCATGCTGCTCTTCAGGAACTGAATGTCCAGCAGAACCTCACCGCGCTCCTTATCGGCTTTCCCCGTCTTATTTAACAGCTTAAACCACCTGCAGGAGACGAGCAGCAACACATCACAATGTGTTAACATGTCAGATTGGAGAGAAACTAAATGTACATCGTTACCCCCATTTTAGacaaaatgtaacatttattaTCTGAAGGTCTAGTTTTCTCTTCAGATACATCAATATTTTGAAGTTGGACACAAAGAACCACCTCGACCAATCAGTGTCGTCTAAAGGCGCAACACGCTGTTACACATCAGCCTGTGCACTTACCCATAAGCCACCTCTTTGTTTcactacacatatacacaaacacgcTTCAATACAGAAGTGTTAACatagtggttaacatgtttgcctcacacctctgcgGTTGAGGTTTCGATTTCTGCCAGGAACATATGCGTtgcatttgcatgttctccccatgcttcaggggtttcctccgggtactccgatttccgagtccaaagacatgtgttgtaggcagattggcatttccaaattgtctgtagtgtgtgaatgtgtgattgtgccctgtgataggttgtaaccctgtccagggtgttccctgccttgtgcctgtgtatgacctgtgtaggataagcggtatggaaaatggatggatggatgttccaTTCCAACTCTACACTTTTCTCGATCTGCACAAGGATTCAGAGTAAAATTTCTCTgttgatttgtacatttttctCCGTACGTTTATTCACATAAACCTGTTTGTGGGGGATGTTTTATAAATGAAAGTTTTTGggcttattttttttagttattttaaaaaagtcctTACACACAAGGTTACATGCACTACCTTTACTGAATAACAGGCCAGAAAAGTGCAGATGTGTCATTTTTAAAGACCATAAGAGCACAGGAAACACCACATCCTGCTGATAATCAGACACACCACACTGCTGTCAGCATTATCACAGTTCTTCACTAATACTAGCATTATAACCACACTACAGTACTGTAGTGTGCATCACTATGGAGAACTAGCTCATCATGAGTAAAACCCCAGAGAACCTGCCACTGACATAAAAGCCCAAACTGGAATGGGTGTGTGCTGTACACTCATAAGGGCGGCTTTATGCTTGATTTAACTACGTCTGTACCCTGCGTTCCTCTGGCACAGTGGATGTGTGCGTCGTTAGAAATGGAGGATACGTATGCATGTGGTGCAATAGAAACAAACAGTGGGGGCAGTATAAGAAGAAGCGATTAAGACAGAACAAATCTCAGATCGCATACTTTCCAGAGGAAACTGTGCAAATGAATGAACTTAATAAGACTGGTTAAGTGATTTGACATttatgttgatgtgtgtgtgtgtgtgtgtgtgtggggggggggtgattaCAAAAAGCCCAAATTGTACTAAATGTTCGTAATTATCTAATTATACATAGTACTGCAATTCAAAATCACTAAATATTTAATCTATATATGTCTATATGAACAGAGGACATCCATTACTGCCATTAAATTTGATGTTATCGTTATCATTTATTCACAATAGTAGATACTTTAATCCTCGATTCACTGACGcagagagaaacaggaagtttTCCGCCACTCCCGAAAAAGGCTgaaacagaaatgtagaaaattccaGACAATCCGGTATCACGTCCCGACATGCTAAGGTTTCAGGAGTGTTTCTGCCCAAATGATGCAACCTGGGAGTGCAAATTCAACACAGTCCTCTAAAGGTCACTCTACAATTAACACACACCCATACGCTCACATTTAAGTGAAGGATAACTCCTGAAACTGTGTAGACTTCTCACTTTTGAAATGACATACATTTCCTGTTAGTTTCACTACAGTAACTGAATTATTCATTGTAGTTAATGAATAAAAGCGTTTTAGCTGAATAACCGAATAATAAACTGGGTTTAACAGTCATCTAGTGTCAGGCTGAATGACCAGGAGAACCATCTACACCAGACAGCTAGTATCAAAATGGAGCAATCTATTGAATCTATCACTGACCACGATGCAAGTAGATTTATCCTATATATAAAGTTTCTCCTGTTGGTGTTGCTGTAATTTAGTGTTCTATTGTTTTTTCTACAGTAATGATCTTTATGTCAGGTCTGGAAGGAAGCAAAGTCAATCTTTATATAGTCAATACACAgtcatgtttaacatttaatcgCTTCTTTGAGCCATCACCGTTTTTTCCTTAATAATGTTTCCTTCTAGTGGAATATCTATGAGATTTTCAgatttgtgtgtgaaagaaTGGGTATCGCAGTAcagaaaatacaataaatatgtATCAATCTGTATCAGACTGTCTATCTATGCAGAGTATGCATGAACAGACGTAGTGAAATGTCTGATGTGATCATTCAGGAAGTTTCTCCATCTTAACGGTTGACTTAGAGAACAGATAAACTTAATGTCATTTCCTGCTTCTGATCTGTTTTTGCAGAGTGCACTGGATAGCTAATATGCCCTACATTGTGTGTACATTAATAGCacatgtgtgtgttgtagtttttgcattgtgtgtgtggtgtagttAGTTATGTGTGGCACCAAGGTCCTGGAGCCTTGATTTGTTTTATACCACTGTATACAAGAATATGGATGGGATGATAATGAGGGACTTCACTTCCTGGGTTCCTGCACTGATAAGGACTTCAGGCTTTGAGTGTGCAGCAGTCAAGAGCTTTCTGTCTGCAGCACTGCCCGAGAGGCTAGGAGTTTCAACTAACACAACCGTAAAAGTTTTTAAGATTGAAGGGATCATTACTTGCACTACACAAAGTGTGATACATGTTatgaaatgtgtgtgcagttcGGTGCACTTGGAAAAGTCTAGAAAATCAAGAACACTGAACATAGAAGTGCTACTAGAAATCATAAGGAATCCAGTTGCTGTGCATTTTACAGAAGCCGGGGTGGGCAGTACTTATTTTGCACCGGATCGGCCCGGGAACAGAATCCAGTACATCCTGGACTTACTTGTAGGGATCATGCAACGTTTTCGTTTCACGTTTTCCCTACCAAAAATACAATCGGCTCATTTCCATGATGACCAACTGCTAACTAGTATCATAGCGCACTGCGTACTTGTGTCATCGGTTACATGCGCTCACGTTTCTTGGATATGGCGAAAGAAGGCAgctgattattattgttattgttactgTCATTATTTCTTAAAGAAGTAAGCGAAAGCGATAGGGCAGAACGAGATGCTAAAAAAAGTAAGGGAGGCACCGTTTCGGTTTATGAAACTTGTTGGTCCATCGCTCACAAAATTCAACCCTGTCCCGTATGTGAGTTTTTGGATTTGTAAAGGACATCAAACTTACACATCAGCGCAAACTGCAACATCAGGAGTTACATGACTGTGTTGTGGAATAATTTGGATAACTAGGCGAGCTAAGaacatattttttccccccattgaTATCGGTTATATTTATCCTTGAGCACTTATTGTGAAGCTTAACACATCGGAAATGTGTCACACCACAGCATCACTGGAATGTGATGGTTgcgattcttttttttttaaccacagtcATCATACTTACTCTTTACCACTGGCCCTAGGTCTATGGCACCATTCAACACTACTGCATTACCCAAAACTCTTGAAGTGCTATTGCATCTATATGTTCTGGGATCCCGATCCCCCCCAACCCTGTCCACTTGCTGGATCACCTCTCCCTTGGTGTTCCAGTGTCTCCTATTTTACTAATTGAACACTGGAAGTGGGATATcaagagatttttaaaaattattattttctctctctctctctctctctctctctctctctctctctcttttaaataGAGAACAATTTTGTATGAATGAATTGGACACTTAACAGGGGTTTAAATCAATACATTTGAAAAAGATTATTCTATGATTAAATGGCTTTTTTAAAAACGATTGTCCTATACatgttatgtatatgtattatacagaatatattatatagatgTATTTcatagtatattttatattacatagAAATATATTATATAGGTGAGCATCACTTTGCCCAGACAAAGATCTTGGATTGAAACATCTCAATCAAGTTACAATGCTACATGTTCTAATAAAACACAAGTGTTCAAATATGAATTAGTGTTTAAGAGTTTTCTAAATATTCTACATTTTCTAAATAAAGTGTAATAGCAATAATGAGGTTTAGGCCAATGTGTGCTTCAAGATTTACTGACTAATTCAACACAtggtaaataaatgtgaaactTCAACCAGGGCATCCATTTAAGGAAAACTGAgccggacacacacacacacacacacacacacacacacacacacacacacacacacatcaaacttCAACCAGCCTTCAAGAAGCAAGTTCGGGTTTCACCCAAGGTCAAGGAAGGGGAGTCGGCTGACATCCAGCTAACTGAGAACTTTATCAGGAGAGAATAACATTCCTGCACTGTTGTATAAACATGTGATGAAGGTTTTGCTCACACCTTCACAACTTTATGGAGACCTAACTTTATTTGTGTTAACCTTTGTACAAGTTAAATGTTGCGGCAAATGTAGGAATGCTTAGAAATTcttatgaataaaaatgtcaacTGACGTTGTATACTACTTACTTTAGTATAGAGAATACACAGAATACACAGCCTAGTGACTAGTCATTCAGATGCTGGATTATTTTTAATCTACAGCTTTCACAGGCTTTCAAGGGCTTTTCAAGAGCTCAGGTTAGTGTTTAAAAGCTTCCAGTGGTGTTCAAAAGCTCCACTGATTAAACAATGTTAATTGAATCTCCATTTGGTTTAGAATCAGCTTTAAACGTAGTCGTTATTGATTTAATCAGGCCTGAGATTTTGAACATGACCCGACATGGATTGTGTTCGTTTAGATACAATGATAGCCAAGTCAAATTATTGACAAACAAATTTAATGATTAATCTAATCGACCTAAAGAATTGTAATTAAATTCGACTTTAACTAACTTGTGCTAGTAAGCAGAAAGTTGTGAGCTAAATGGAGGTCAATAGaccttttaaaattaaaaggcaTCAGATTGCAGCACTGCCTTCTGGGTGTGTTAAAATCAATAATAGTTGCTTGATTTATTAATCCATCAAATGCTCATTTTACACATCATTTGAGCTGATAAAGTAACAGCACATCCCTTAATGGTCAAATAGATCAAACTAAGGAAAAGTGACCAAGGCTGGgtttaaaaactacaaaaaatgACTTTAACAGAAGCAAGCTTTTGAGCATCTCTGTCTAAGGCCATTGTATAGAATATCACCATAATGGGCTTATCAAATTCTCTGGAGGGTTGTCTGCTGTCTGAGAGAACGAACACAGCCAAAGAAATAGTAAAACACAGCCGAGCAGCCATCAAGGTCTAATGGGTTGGCTGGAGTGGGATAAGATCTCGAAACAAATCCCTTTAGCATTCACCAGCAACAATGATGCTATTCAGGTTAAAGCACAATCCTTAAGTCAAAGAACATCAACATGTGTGTACTACTTTAAAAATATGTCATCTAAAGGACTATAAAAAGACCCAAAATGTTTCCTTTGTCTCATTTTCCAGGTATTTAAATGATGAATGATAATGAGTTTCAGAAATCCAGCCATGTTAGGACACTGAGCCCTGGCTATGAGCAAGAACAAATAATATGTTTATATGAAAGTGATTATTATCTCTCTTTACATGTcttataaatgtacacacacattagctAAAGAATCAAGCTGCTTTGTAGGGTTTGAACAAACCAGTTTATTCTATAACGCACTGTTCTCCCCGCCATGGTGACTGCCATGTTTAGATCATGTGACCATAACAACTAAGTAAGCTCAAAATCACCATGAAAGAAGAGGACACAAGAGAGTCACCACTGGTATTGTACTTTCAGCCTTGAACAAGGAAAGTGTGTTAGCTGAAGTACTTTCTGCTGGATATAAATTATTtagatgctgttataggaaaataatcagtgaagtggtggtgtgatgcacgCTCATGTGAAGCtgatagcagctataaacaatcgaTCCCTCATCAGCCTTGTCTTTTCTCactcttgaagttaaaaaaaaaaaaaaaaaaaaaaaaaaaatagagaaaagaaacaacaaTAGCTTGTGATGTTACCGGAAACCGTAAAATGCCAAGCCCTTAGTTCTGGAGACTATCTTGTGGAAGACACTGAagtcactgacactggagactccttccaagaCAAATTTCCACTTTAAggacaataaaacaaacaagcaaactaACCATAAATTCCAATtccataaatatgaaataaacatcttGAAACCTCCATCATATCAAGGattgcatgttgttttttttattaatgaacaacataaCAACCGTGATTAAGTGTTAAC
Coding sequences:
- the rab11fip1b gene encoding golgin subfamily A member 6-like protein 24 isoform X2, which codes for MSLADQSLQFFPVSARVSVLRARGLRIKGKDGTNDAYATLQAGRETFRTPVAEKHAEPVWGGDDAAFIFTEQDGVPLQVRVLHRVPLGADKVLGLTVVNVHELRQDSARENPQWFKLLNKTGKADKERGEVLLDIQFLKSSMSVSMIDLSDKSHSRLGKFKDKLRGKKKEGLSDSASAILPSVSQVLTDSEEELDRETEGESTKKKKNKLKSLFVPKSSMKRNSMSQSMSSLGTLPDKNSSISSSTSSGLNVESEGKKKKKFTFLTHKRNGSTDSKTSTHNNSTLGSTNQNPPSPIDICINGSHVYREETQSEEVQEMEEEEGENEEEEERWRREEEERERLEEERKRKEKEEQRRKEEEEKESIRVEREKEEQRRRMAEEKERIRMEREKEEERRRMGEREKERIRMEREKEEQRRLEEEEKERMRIEREKEEQKRRMEEEEKERIRVEREKEEQMRKMAEEKERIRIEREKEEERRRMEEREKERIRMEREKEEQRRLEEEEKERMRIEREKEEQKRRMEEEEKERIRMEREKEEQRRRIEQEEKERKRMEKEEQQRKLEEGERMRMKREKEEQMRKLEEGGKRKEERGAEELRRKMEEGNDRKKAEEEEKMRIAEEGRVKEEKKRAERKRMMEEEEKQKEEKRIAMERRLADEKKAREEEERRIAEEKEKQHKEEERVREEKERKRTEMEMKRKEEEQERRKMEMEDKKKKEKQMREEQERLRKEETVFEESVISQSTDFPRSARISMKPRQHAVKPLSAAENRPETHESRVTDNIQPKTKAAEAVTKGPYSQLTQTELISLALRQQEQLSKRDARIQELEQYIDDLLVRVMDEKPSILMSLNTKNKSI
- the rab11fip1b gene encoding caldesmon isoform X1 — encoded protein: MSLADQSLQFFPVSARVSVLRARGLRIKGKDGTNDAYATLQAGRETFRTPVAEKHAEPVWGGDDAAFIFTEQDGVPLQVRVLHRVPLGADKVLGLTVVNVHELRQDSARENPQWFKLLNKTGKADKERGEVLLDIQFLKSSMSVSMIDLSDKSHSRLGKFKDKLRGKKKEGLSDSASAILPSVSQVLTDSEEELDRETEGESTKKKKNKLKSLFVPKSSMKRNSMSQSMSSLGTLPDKNSSISSSTSSGLNVESEGKKKKKFTFLTHKRNGSTDSKTSTHNNSTLGSTNQNPPSPIDICINGSHVYREETQSEEVQEMEEEEGENEEEEERWRREEEERERLEEERKRKEKEEQRRKEEEEKESIRVEREKEEQRRRMAEEKERIRMEREKEEERRRMGEREKERIRMEREKEEQRRLEEEEKERMRIEREKEEQKRRMEEEEKERIRVEREKEEQMRKMAEEKERIRIEREKEEERRRMEEREKERIRMEREKEEQRRLEEEEKERMRIEREKEEQKRRMEEEEKERIRMEREKEEQRRRIEQEEKERKRMEKEEQQRKLEEGERMRMKREKEEQMRKLEEGGKRKEERGAEELRRKMEEGNDRKKAEEEEKMRIAEEGRVKEEKKRAERKRMMEEEEKQKEEKRIAMERRLADEKKAREEEERRIAEEKEKQHKEEERVREEKERKRTEMEMKRKEEEQERRKMEMEDKKKKEKQMREEQERLRKEETVFEESVISQSTDFPRSARISMKPSMSVSATVSQLTMTNTNPFLDDDLDASISENTSVEEATAKKGRAPLPIQLTGPDVCSRAVSKQHSNLKEVSKRPAPQPPGTLNMTREVTVKENIDQAGLGQGAKKTPERHHESKVLSVTQDVTQVNTNPFTCDGPVAIKHKSPAPKPRSGTSVSEDMPRNGGKNLTESTAHLEEKASASNIKGNPPNWKLLGASNDITVEYVKSDLTDDLSRREHHLEDAVEPESAKPNSPCVSQDLCPEPLVSPTDGLPSMERSQKKSRAPLPPVKPKRTEDPSTPHQQPSLPNKTNLEQAQENHSNKKDQDNTLVSSIEIAAISTPSSTVSSSVFTPLAEKSQVMKPCSTESVETGSGSGSMTLPWAKMVPSDAGEVREQVAPTSVIRQHAVKPLSAAENRPETHESRVTDNIQPKTKAAEAVTKGPYSQLTQTELISLALRQQEQLSKRDARIQELEQYIDDLLVRVMDEKPSILMSLNTKNKSI